One Acidobacteriota bacterium genomic window carries:
- a CDS encoding PadR family transcriptional regulator, whose amino-acid sequence MKGDTLGEFEELVLLAVCVLEEEAYGVSILERIEEDAQRTVSIGAVYSALRRLEKKGYVSSHLGDVTPERGGRRKRLFRVSPEGLQALRHLRQVRERLWSQLEVESGGEGGSG is encoded by the coding sequence ATGAAAGGCGATACGCTAGGCGAATTTGAAGAGCTTGTCCTGTTGGCGGTATGCGTTCTGGAGGAGGAAGCCTACGGAGTGTCCATCCTGGAACGCATCGAAGAGGACGCTCAAAGGACGGTTTCCATCGGGGCGGTTTATTCGGCCTTGCGCCGGCTCGAAAAGAAGGGATACGTCAGCTCGCACTTGGGGGACGTTACCCCCGAGCGGGGCGGGCGGCGCAAGCGGCTCTTCCGCGTCAGCCCCGAGGGACTGCAGGCCCTGCGCCACCTTCGCCAAGTCAGGGAGCGCCTCTGGAGTCAGCTCGAA